The following nucleotide sequence is from Nitratidesulfovibrio termitidis HI1.
GCGCACGTTGCGGATCTGCACCGCGCTCCACTTGGTCATCATTTCCATGCGCCATTCGGAAAGTTCGCGCGCCGGGACGAAGCCGTCGCGCGCGAGGCGCATGTAGTAACCGTGGGCAGCGGAATAGGCGGTGCCCAGATAGTCCAGCACCATGCGGTGCGAGTTGTAGCGGGGGGCCAGTTCCTTCAGCGCGGCCTTCATGCGGCGTATCCACGAGCGGGGCAGGCCGCCCCGACCGCGATCGTAGAATTCCGGAATGATGTCGTTTTCCAGGATGTTGTAGAGGGTCTGCATCTCCACGAAGTCCTGGTAGTCCGGGTCGTCGTATTCCTCGCCCTTGCCGATGGCCCAGCCCAGGCTGTTGTCCGGCCTGTAGGCCTCGTCCCACCAGCCGTCCAGGGTGGAGAACTGCACCACGCCGTTGAGCATGGCCTTCATGCCGCTGGTGCCGCAGGCCTCCAGCGGGCGGCGGGGGTTGTTCAGCCACACGTCGCAGCCCGTGACCAGGTACGAGGCCACCTCCATGTCGTAGTCTTCCAGAAAGACCACGCTCATGTTCGCGCCCTGCGAACGGCTGAAGGCGATCAGGTCCTTGATCAACTGCTTGCCGCCCTGGTCCTGGGGGTGGGCCTTGCCCGCGATGATGAACTGCACCGGGCGCTCACGGTCGCCCAGGATGCGTTCCAGCCGTTCGCGGTCCTGCAGCAGCAGGTTGGCCCGCTTGTAGGTGGCGAAGCGCCGGGCAAAGCCGATGGTCAGGGCTTCCGGGTTCAGCACCTCTTCGGCGGCCTGGATGTCCTGCCGCCGCGCGCCCTGCGCGGCCAATTGGCGGCGCAGCCGCTCGCGGACGAAGTCCACCAGCCGGGCGCGCAGCCGTTCGTGGGTGCGCCAGAATTCTGCGTCGGAAATGGTGTCCACCTGGCTCCACGCGCGGGCGCAGTCCGGGTCTTCTCGCCAGTTGGAGCCCAGGTAGCGGTCGTACAGCATGCCGATGTCCTGGGCCACCCAGGTGGGCGCGTGCACCCCGTTGGTCAGCGCGCCGATGGGCACGTCCTCCACGGGGAACTGGTGCCACACCTGCTTCCACATGTTGCGCGAAACGCGGCCATGCAGGGTGGACACGCCGTTGTTGGAGCGCGACAGGCGCAGGGCCAGCACGGTCATGCAGAAGGGTTCGGCGTCGTCGTGGGGGGCCTCGCGCCCCAAGGCCATGAACACCTTGAAGGCCAGCCCCATGTCGCGGGCGTAGGATTCGAAGTAGCGGTACATCAGGTCCGGGGCGAAGCGGTCGTTGCCCGCGGGCACCGGGGTGTGCGTGGTGAAGATGGAGCCGGAGGCGGCCACCTCCGTTGCGGCCTCGAAGGGCAGCCCGTGCTCCTTCATGTACAGCCGCACCCGCTCAAGCCCCGCAAAGGCGGAATGCCCCTCGTTCATGTGGATGACCTTGGGGTCGATGCCCAGCACCTTCAGCGCCTTGATGCCGCCGATGCCCAGCAGGATTTCCTGCCACAGGCGCATTTCGATGTTGCCGCCGTAAAGCCGTTCGGTGATCTGGCGGAAATCGGGCGGGTTTTCCGGCAGGTTGGTGTCCAGCAGGTACAGGGTCACCCGGCCCACGGCCACCTGCCAGATGCGCGCCGTAAGGGGCCGGTCGCCCACGTCCAGCCGCACCACGGCGGGCTGGCCTTCGGGCGTCAGGGCCGGTCGCATGGGCATCTGCTCGAAGTCGTAGACGGGGTAGCGTTCCTGCTGCCAGCCGTCGGGGGTCATGTACTGGCGGAAATATCCCTGTTGATAGGCGATGCCGATGCCCACCAGCGGCACGTTGAGGTCGCTGGCCGATTTCAGGTGGTCGCCCGCCAGGATGCCGAGGCCGCCGGAATAGATGGGCAGGCACAGGGCCAGGCCGAATTCCAGGCTGAAGTAGGCCACGGCGGGAGTGCCGGGGGCCACGCCCTCGAAGCTGTGTGGCGTGGGCTTGCCCACGTACTGGCGCAACTGCGCCACGGCGTCGGACAGCCGTTCCTTGAAGAACGCATCGCGCGACAGTTCTTCAAGGGTGCGTTGCGGCACGTGGTTCAGGAACCATACCGGGTTGCGGTAGCTTTCCTGCCACAGGCGCTGGTCCATCTGCGAAAAGATGGCCTCCATGTCGCTGTTCCACGAGAACCAGAGGTTGTAGGCCAGTTCCCACAGCCCTTCGAGTCCTTCGGGCAGCTTGGGGATGACGCTGAAGACCTTGAGCGGCTGCATGCTGCGTACCTCCCGGCGGTGCGGCGGTGTGCTTTTGACTTGCCTGCGAGAGTGGCATAGGAACAGACGGTCCGGCGGCCCCCGCATTTGTCGGCGGGCCGGATGGGTCTGTGGAGTTATGGTATTCTTTCACAGGAGCTTTTTCGTGACAAGTGCAAGCAGCGTTATCGAGGGTACACCGACGTTGCGCGTGCGGGTGCGCTACCTGCGCGACGCGCGGGTGCTGTACGCCCCCGATAAGGGTGTCGATGGCCCCGGCGGCCTCGCACCGGCCACGCCGTTTTCGGCGGGCATGGACCTGCGCGCCTGCATGGACGCGGAAGAGGCGGTCCTGCCTGCCGGGTCGCGGCTGGCCATCCCCGCGGGGGTGGCCGTGGAGCCGCTGTCGTCCGGCGCGGCAGGGTTCGTGTACTCGCGCAGCGGGCTTGGAACGCGCATGGGGCTTACCGTCAGCCAGGGGGTCGGCGTCATCGACCCCGACTATCGCGGCGAGATCGTGGTCTCGTTGCTGAACACCTCGGGCGAGGAACGACGAATTCGCCGTGGCGAGCGCATTGCGCAGCTAGTGTTCCAGCCGTATTTCCACGCCATCGTCGAAGAGGCGGATGCCCTTGGCGAGACGGCGCGCGGCGCGGGTGGGTTCGGGCACACCGGTACGCTGTAGTATCAACCGCAGACCGGTAACTGGCCTCGGATACGTGGGTATCCCCTCATCATGCCGCCGCATTCGATTCATCTTTCCCCCTATTTTCGGAGACACGCCATGAGCGAACGGTTCGAAGCGCTGAAAGCGCGCGAGGAATCCCTGTTGTGCCGCACCTACGGCCGGTACCCCATTTCCGTTGCGCGGGGGCAGGGTTCTCGCCTGTGGGACGTTGACGGGCGTGAATACGTGGACCTGCTGTCCGGCATCGCCGTGACCTCGCTGGGCCACTGCCACGAGGAACTGGCCGAGGTGGCCGCCGCCCAGGCCCGCAAGCTGGTGCACGTCAGCAACCTGTTCTATCAGGAAGAACAGCTGGACCTGGCCGAAAGGCTGCTCTCCACCAGCCATTGCGCCAAGGCGTTCTTCTGCAATTCCGGCGCGGAAGCCAACGAGGCCGCCATCAAGCTGGCCCGTCGCTACATGCAGCGCGTGCAGCAGCGCGAGGCCTACGAAATCATCACCCTGACCGGGGCCTTTCACGGGCGCACCCTGGCCACGGTGGCCGCCACCGGGCAGGCCAAGTTTCAGGACGGGTTCCACCCCATGCCGGAAGGGTTCCGGCAGGTGGCGTCGGGCGACATCGAGGCGCTGCGCGCCGCCATTGGCCCGCAGACCGCCGGTGTGCTGGTGGAAATCGTGCAGGGCGAGGGCGGCGTATGCCCTCTGGACCCCGATTACGCCCGCGCCGTGCAGGCCCTGTGCCGCGAGAAGGGCGTGCTGTTCATGACCGACGAAATCCAGGCGGGCATGTGCCGCACCGGGCGGTTCTGGGCCTTCCAGAACTACGGGCTGGAACCGGACATCGTCAGCTGCGCCAAGGCCCTGGCCAACGGCCTGCCCATGGGCGCCATGATGACCACCGACGAGGTGGCCAGGGGCTTCGTGGCAGGCAGCCATGCCACCACCTTCGGGGCGGGGGCGCTGGTTTCCGCCGTGGCCTCCAAGACCGTGGAAATCATGCTGCGTGACGACCTGGCCGGGCGTGCCGCCACGGAAGGCGAGCGCATCATGGCTCGCTTCCGGGCCATGGGCGAAAAGTTGCCCGGCACCATCGACCACGTGCGCGGCCTTGGCCTGATGATCGGCGTGGTGCTGGCCTTCCCCGGCAAGGATGTCTGGCAGGCGCTCATCGACAGGGGCTTCATCTGCAACCTGACCCAGGATTGCGTGTTGCGCCTGTTGCCCGCGCTGACCATTCCCCGCGCCGACCTGGATGCCTTTGCCGACGCGCTGGAGGATATCCTGTCCGCGCGCAAGCCTGCGTAGAGCGTTTTCGCAAAGATCACGGCTCAGGGGGCGGATGCCCCGCCGCACATGACGTACGACGCCCCGTCGGCTGGCCTTCAGGACCGCCCGGCGGGGCGTTTCGCATGGCGCGTGCAAGCCCGGCAAAATAATGGCGTGACCCGGTTGTCGGACATATTGTATGCAATGAACATGGGAAAACCGTGCGGCGGGACGTGGCCGCGCGGTACACGCATGGCGCGCCCGCCGCACGGCACGGATGCCCGGCCCGCGCGCAGGAGGTGAGGGGCATGAGCGACCTCGGGATATCGTCAGCGAGTTCTGGCAGTTCCGACATATGGGACAGCCAGACCTTTGGGGCTGCGGTGGTAGGCAAGACCCTGGACTACATGAACGCACCGGGGCTGGGGAGCACGGGCGGCACCGGCTCCACGGGCTGGTCCGGCTCCATGAGCGCCGATTACGATTTCCAGAAGTCGGTGCTGGGGGCGGCCTATTCCGGCGCGGGCGCCCTGGTGGACATCTACGCCTGATGACCGTGCCGCATGGCGCGGCCAGGCAGGCCCTGACCGGTTGATGCACGGCGTCCGCCCGTACGGGGTGGGCGCCGTTTTGCGTTTTCATGCTGCCGCAAGGCCAGGTGGCTGCCGGGGCAGGTGGGGCATGGGTGGGGCGGGCGTGCGGACGCTACGGAACGACCGGGGCCACAGGAAGCCGCGTTGTGTCCGCAATCCCCCGCAGGTACAGGCTATTTACGTTTTTGTTAATGATTTCGCTTGACAGCGATTCAAACCGTCCGCTACAACACCGCAACACGCCTGTAGAAACGTGTGGCACTTCCTGAGACCGATGCGTGGGCTTCCCCGCATCGGCAGTACGGCTTTCGCGGTGCAGCGGCCCGTTGTGGCGGGTGGGGATTTCCGGCCCGTACAGGGGCGCGCCGTGCAAGGGGGCTGCGATGTCTTTCGGGATCGCGCCCGTGCCGGTACAGTGCCCTGCAATGCAGGGCGCCTTTCTGACAATATGGTAAAAAGACGGCGGCGGCCCGCGCCCCTGCCGGTACGGGATACGGACGGCCGCGCATGGCGATGATCGAATTCCACGACGTGCACAAGTGGTATGGCGAATTCCACGTGCTCAAGGGCATCACCCAGAAGGTGGAGAAGGGCGAGGTGCTGGTCATCTGTGGCCCCTCCGGCTCCGGCAAGAGTTCCTTCATCCGGTGCCTGAACCGCCTGGAACCCATCCAGAAGGGGCATATCCTGCTCGAAGGCAAGAGCATCCACGACAAGAGCGTGGACGTGAACGAACTGCGCACCGAGGTGGGCATCGTCTTCCAGCAGTTCAACCTGTACCCGCATCTTTCCGTGCTGCACAACGTGACCCTTGCGCCCACCAAGGTGCGCAAGATGCCCAAGGCCAAGGCGGAATCCATCGCCATGGAACTGCTGGAGCGCGTGGGCATCCACGACCAGGCCCGCAAGTACCCCGTGGAGCTTTCCGGCGGCCAGCAGCAGCGCGTGGCCATTGCCCGCGCCCTGGCCATGCAGCCCAAGGTCATGCTGTTCGACGAGCCCACCAGCGCGCTCGACCCCGAAATGATCAACGAAGTGCTCAACGCCATGAAGGACCTGGCACGCGCAGGCATGACCATGCTCTGCGTGACCCACGAAATGGGCTTCGCGCGAGAAGTGGCGGACAGGGTCATCTTCATGGACGGGGGCAAGGTGATCGAAGAGGCTCCGCCGGACGTCTTCTTTTCCAACCCCCGGCACGAGCGTACTCAGGCCTTTTTGCGGGAAATTCTGTAGAATCTCCTGCCGACGCACGCAGTCGGCAGTCTCTCAGCCGGGCGGCGCACACGCGCCTCGGGCACGACACGCGACACCCCCGGCCGCCGCAAGCGGCAGGCCGGGTTCGGACGACGGACGAACGCCCATCCCGGGGGCCTGCGCCCCCCGAACCGCATCAGCAGGGAGAACTCTCATGAAGCGTCTTGTGCTACTGGCCGTGGCCCTGTGCGTGGTGCTTTCCGGCACCATCGCCCACGCGGGCAAGATCGAGGACATCAAGGCCCGCGGCGCGCTCATCTGCGGCGTCAAGGACTCCACCGTGCCCTTCGGGTTCATCGACGAACAGAGCAAGCAGATCGTCGGCTTCGACGTGGACATCTGCAAGGCCGTTGCCGACAACCTGGGCGTGAAGCTGGAACTGAAGACCGTCACCAGCGCCACCCGCATCCCCATGCTGACCCAGGGTTCCGTGGACCTGCTGGCCGCCACCATGACCCACAAGTTCGAGCGTGACGACGTCATCGACTTCTCCATCACCTACTTCATGGACGGCCAGAAGCTGCTGGTGAAGAAGGGCGGCGGCGTGAAGAGCGCGGCGGACCTCAAGGGCAAGAAGGTGGCCACCGCCAAGGGTTCCACCTCTGAAAAGAACATCCGCGTCGCCCAGCCCGCCGCCACCGTGGTCTCCTTCGACGAGTACCCGCAGGCGTTCCTGGCCCTCAAGCAGGGCAAGGCCGAAGCCGTCACCACCGACTCCACCATCCTGCTCGGCCTGCGCAACTCCGACCCCGAGCCGGAAAAGTGGGAAATCGTGGGCGACTACATCTCGCCCGAACCCTACGGCCTGGGCCTTGCCGAAAACGACTCCAAGTTCCGCGACCTGGTCAACCGCACCCTGGTGGACCTGTGGAACACCGGCGAATACGTGAAGATTTACGACAAGTGGTTCGGCAAGGACACCAAGTACTACCTGCCGCTCACCTGGAAGATGGAAACCTGGCCCTACTAGCACGCACCAACCCGACGGGGGACGCGGCGCCATCGCCGCGCCCCCCGTTTTCACGCGGATAACGCCTTGCAGTACAACTTCGACTGGAAACTCGTTCTCTCTGGCGAATACCTGCAGTGGATCATCGACGGCGTCGTGGTCACCTGCCAGATTTCCGCCCTTTCGCTGGTGCTCGCCATGGCGATAGGCACGCTCATCGCGGTGATGCGCCTTTCCGCCGTGCGCCCGCTGGTGTGGTTCAGCGCGGCCTTTACCGAATTCTTCCGCAACACGCCGCTGCTGGTCCAGATATTCTTCTGGTACTTCGGCTCCGACGCGGTGTTGCCCGCCGCCGTCAACCAGTGGCTGTACAAGCAGAATTTCGAATTCGCGGCCGGGGTCATCGCCCTTGCGGTGTACACCGCCGCGTTCATCGCCGAAGAAATCCGCTCCGGCATCTTCTCCATTCCGCGCACGCAGCTCGAAGCCTCGCGCGCCTGCGGCCTTACCTTCCTGCAGGCCATGCGCTACGTGGTCCTGCCGCAGGCCTTCCGCATCATCGTGCCGCCGCTGATCTCGCAGGCGCTCAACCTGTTCAAGAACTCGTCGCTGTGCATGACCATCGGGGTCATGGAACTTACCTACATGGCCCGCCAGATAGAATCGTACACCTTCCACGGGTTCGAGGCATTCACGGTCAGCACGCTGATCTACCTCGTCATCTCGCTTGCGGTGTCGTTCAGCATCACCCAGTACAACAAGTACTTTCTGCGGACCATCAAGTACTGACGCCCCCCGCGCCGCCCCGGCGGCCCGGCCTTTTCGCGCGGCGGCGCCGCGTGACCCCGGACACCGCCGGGCCGCGCGCCGCCACGGTTTCAGAATCAGTCGCAAGGAGCAACCGGCGTGCAGTGGGACGTCGTCTGGAGAAATTTCGATTACCTGCTCGTGGGCTCGTGGCCGCAGGGGCCGCTGGGCGGTCTTGCCATGAGCGTGGTGCTGGCCATCGGCGGCATCTTCGGGGCGTTCTGGCTGGGCCTGGGCTTCGGCCTGCTGCGTCTGTCGGACCGCTGGTGGCTGCGCCTGCCCGCCATCATCTACGTGGAAGTCATCCGCGGCATCCCGCTGCTGATGCTGATCTTCTGGTTCTACTTCCTTGCGCCCATCGCGCTCGGCCACACCCTGCCCGAGGCGGAGAGCGCCCTTGTGGCCTTCATCGTGTTCACCGGCGCCTACATCGCCGAAATCGTGCGCGCCGGGGTGCTGGCCCTGCCGCACGGGCAGATGGAGGCCGCGCGCGGCACCGGGCTTTCCAAGACCCAGGCCATGATCTACGTCATCCTGCCGCAGGCCCTGCGCAACATGATTCCCTCGTTCGTGAACCAGTTCGTCAGCTTGACCAAGGACACCTCGCTCGCCTACATCATCGGCGTTTCCGAACTTACCCGCACGGCCACCCAGATCAACAACCGCGAGCTGACCGCTCCGGCCGAACTCTTCTTCACCATCGCCGTGCTGTACTTCATCGTCTGCTGGACCCTGACCGCCGCAAGCCGGCGCATGGAACGGCAGATGGCCCGATACCAGGCAAGGTAACCACGTGTCCGACCTTATCCGCATCAGCATCGTCATTGCCGCCGATTGTCCCGAAGACCTTGAAACCGTCGACGCCGTCCTGGCCCTTGCCGTGCCTTTCGGCTGGGAAGAGGAAAGCCTGCCCGACGGTTCCGTGCGCCTGCGCGTGCACACCGACAACCCCGCCTTCTGCGAGCAGCTTCTGGCCACCCTGCGCGCCGAACTGCCGCGCGCCGAGGTGACCCGCGATTCCGTGCCCGATACCGACTGGACCCTGGCCTGGCGCGATTTCTTCACGCCCGTGCCCTGCGGCACGCACTTCATGGTCATCGCCCCGTGGATGATCGACACCGTTGACCTTGAAGGCCGCACCCCCATCGTCATCGAGCCCAAGACCGCCTTCGGCACCGGGCATCATCCCACCACCGCCCTGTGTCTCGGCGCCGTCTCCGAGCTTGCCGCGTCCGGTCGACTGCGGTCCGGTCTGCGCTTTCTCGACCTCGGCACCGGCTCCGGCATCCTTGCCATCGGCTGCGCCAAGCTGGGCATGACCGGCGTGGCCACCGACATCGACATGCTGGCCGTGGAAAACGCCGAGGAAAACCGCGTCATCAACGCCGTGGCTCCCGCCATCGACGTGCGCCTCGGCAGCACCGATGCTGCACAGGGCGAACGCTATGACGTGCTGCTCGCCAATATCCTCGCCCAGCCCCTGAAAGACCTTGCCCCGGATATCCTCGGCCTGCTGGCCCCCGGCGGGTGCCTCGTGCTCTCCGGTCTGCTCGCCGTGCAGGCCGACGGCGTGGAAGCCGTCTACACCAGCCTCGGCATGCCCCCCGCACGCCGCCGCGTGGAAGGCGAATGGGCCGCCTTGATCTGGGAGTAGGGAAGCGAAGAGAAAGCAACTCGGAGAAATGAAGTTTTTTCGGGGGAAGGGACCCTTTGGAAAGGGTCTCCTTCCCCCGAACCCCCATCCCCCCAAACTTTTTAATTGGGTGGGAGAGCCGGAGAGTTTCAACGCCGCGTTGCTCAGCGAGTGCCGTGGCGTTTTTGTTGGACAAAGTTGTGTCTTCCCTGAAAGGGGTGCAGGGGGCTATGCCCCCTGCCCGCCGGAGGCGTAAAAAAGACACGACCTACTGCCAGAGGCATACAAAAAACGTTCATATACAGCCCTCGGAACAGAGATGCGCCATCGGTTGCGGGGCATGCGCGATGAGGCTAGGGTGTCGGCCTATGCGAGGGAAACGGGAACGCCTGTTGCGCGAGATGTACGCGGCCATGCACGCCCGGCTGGGCCCCAGCGGCTGGTGGCCGGGCGAGACGCCGCTGGATATCTGCGTGGGCGCGGTGCTGACGCAGAACACCGCGTGGACCAACGTGGAAAAGGCCATCTACCGCCTGCGGGATGCGGGCGCGCTGGCCAGCGGCCAGACGCTGCTGTCCCTGCCCGAGGCGGAACTGTCGGAACTGATCCGTCCGGCGGGGTTCTTTCGGCTGAAGGCGGTGCGGCTGCGCAACCTGCTGCGCTTTCTGGACGATGCCTGCGGCTTCGACTTCGGCGTGCTGGCCGGGCAGGAACTGGACGAATTGCGTCCCCGCCTGCTCAAGGTGTCGGGCATCGGGCCGGAAACGGCGGATTCCGTCCTGCTGTACGCCGTGGGGCTGCCCACCTTCGTGGTGGACGCCTACACCCGTCGCATCCTGCACCGGCACGCCATGGTGCCGGACGACATCCCCTACCACGACCTGCGCGACGTGTTCATGGACGTGCTGGACCCGGACGTGCCCCTGTACAACGAATACCACGCCCTCATCGTGCGGGTGGCCAAGGACTGGTGCCGCGCCCGCGCGCCGCGTTGCGCCGACTGCCCCCTGTGCCCCTTCCTCGACGGCGGAGTGGCCTGAGCCATGCGCCCGTTCCGGCTTGCGTTTTCACTGCTGCGGGCGGCTGCCGCCGGTGCCGGACGGATTGCCGAAAGGGCTGACGGACAGCCTGCCGGATTGATTGCCGGATTGACTGACGGACGGGCTGCCGGACGTCTGGGCGCGGCGGCGTGCTGTCTGTTGTGCCTTGCGCTTGCCTTGGCCGGGTGGCTGGCGGTGCGGCCAGAGCCGTTGCTGGCGGCCACGTCCGGCTCCATCGGCAAGGCGGGTCCGGTCAGGCCCGCTCCAGACAGGACGGACAGGACGGACAGGGCGGATGATGCGGATGGCGGCAAGGGGGGGCGGCAGCGCCAGGAAGCGCGCGGCAAGGCCGCACCCGTGGGGCAACTGACCACGGAAGAAGACATCCGCAAGGCGTTGCAGGCCCAGCAGAGCCGCCTGCGCGCCCGGCAGGAGAGCATCACCAAGCTTTCGGTGCAGGAGCGCGCCCTGAATACCGATCTTGCCATGGCCGAAGACCGCATCACCGCGCTGGAAGCCAAGGTGGCCCGCCAGGAACAGGAACTGGTCCAACTGGAGGCCGCCGCCACCGACGTGCGTGCCGCTTACGAGCGGCTGGCCGCCGAGCGTTCCCGCACGGAAGCCTCGCTTTCCGGGCTGCTGCAACTGCTCTGGCCGTTGTACATGCGGCAGAAGGGGGTGGGCGCGCGCGACCTGACAGATTGGCGCATGGCCGAGCGTGATTACGCCTGGACGCAGGAAATCTACAAGGTCATCGGCGAGCGCCAGCAGGAACTGCACGGTCAGGAAACCGCCATGGCGGATGCCCTGACCCGGCGTGAGGCCTTGTCCGAGCAGGTGCGCAAGCAAGTGGAGGCGCTGGGGGCGGACCGTTCGAAGCTGCTGGCCGACAAGCAGCGCTTCCGTCAGTCGTTGTCGTCCGTGCGCCAGCAGCGCGAAGACGCCGAGGCGGAACTGGCCGATCTTTTCGAGATGATCCAGACCCTCAATGCCCGGCTGGAGCAGGCCCTGTCGCGCGGCGACATAGAGAAGCAGAAAGGTCGGCTGCCGTGGCCGGTCAAGGGACGTGTGGTGCGCCGCTATGCGCCCGAGGCCAAGCCCCCCGTGCGCGGGCTGGGCATTTCGGTGGGGCAGGGCGAGCCGGTGCGTGCGGTGGCCTATGGCCGCGTGGTGCACAACGACACCATGCGCGGGTTCGGCCGCGTCGTCATTCTGATGCACGGACAGGCCTATTATACGCTGTATGCCTTCCTGGCCGACAGCCCGTTGCGGCTGGGGCAGGAGGTGGGCGGCGGCCAGCAGGTGGGTACTGCCGGGTTCTATCCGGACGCCAATGGCCCCGGAGTCTATTTCGAATTGCGTTTTCACCAAAAAGCCATTAACCCTGATGCGTGGCTTCTTTCAGCAAATTAGCCTCTTTTCAGGCTTTCGGAGGTTTCATTATGCGTGTGACGCTGTGGACGGCCACGCTGCTCATTCTCGGCGTGCTCGCCATTTCCGGCGGGGCGGCGCTGGTGCCCGACACCGTCGGTGCGGCGAGCGAGGAAGGCAAATACGATTCGCTGAAGCGCTTCAGCCAGGTGCTCGACCTGGTGGAGCGCTATTACGTGCGCGACGTGCCCCGCAAGGACCTGATCAACGGTGCCGTCAAGGGCATGCTGCAAGGACTGGATCCGCATTCGACGTTCCTGTCGGTGGAGGAATTCAAGGAGATGCAGGAAAGCACCTCCGGTGAATTCTTCGGCATCGGCATCGAAATTTCCAGCGAGAACGGTCAGCTCATCGTGGTGGCCCCCATCGAGGACACTCCCGCCCACAAGGCGGGCCTGAAGAGCGGCGACATCATTCTTGCCGTGGACGGCGTGCCCACGCAGGACATGACCACCCAGGAAGCGGTCAGCCGCATCCGTGGCGCCAAGGGCACCGAGGTGGAACTGTCCATCCTGCACCGCGACGCCAAGGCGCCCGAAGTGGTGCACCTGGTGCGCGACGCCATCCCGCTCATCAGCGTCAAGTCCAAGATGCTCGAAGACGGCTACTACTGGGTGCGTCTGACCCGCTTCAGCGAACGTACCACCGGCGAACTGGTGGATGCGCTGAAGGACGCGGGCAAGAAGGGCATGAAGGGCATCATCCTCGACCTGCGCAACAACCCCGGCGGGTTGCTGGACCAGGCGGTGAGTGTGTCCGACACCTTCCTGAAGGACGGGGTCATCGTGTCCATCCGCGGCCGTATGGAAGATGCCAGCCGCGAATACCGCGCCAAGGCCCAGCCCGGCGACGTGACCGTACCCATGGTGGTGCTGGTCAACGCGGGTTCCGCCTCGGCCTCGGAAATCGTGGCCGGCGCCCTGCGCGACCACAACCGCGCGCTCATCCTGGGTGAACGCACCTTCGGCAAGGGGTCCGTGCAGAACGTCATCCCGCTGTCCGACGGCGCGGGCCTTAAGCTGACCGTGGCCCTGTACTACACGCCCAACGGTCGCTCCATCCAGGCCGAGGGCATCGAACCCGACTTCGAGGTGCCCTTCGAACTGCCGCGTGAAGAAGAAAAGGCCCACCGCCTGAACATGGTGCGCGAAAAGGATCTCAACCGGCATCTCGAGAATGGTTCGTCCGGCAAGGACGCCCGCCCCGCCGCCCGCAGCGACGACGTGAAGCAGGCCCTGGAAAAGGACAACCAACTGCGCATGGCGCTGCAGTTCGTCAAGCGCCTGCCCCGCCTCAAGGACATCCAGTAGGCGAACCGCCGCGCAGGCGGCGGGCTGCCGATGCTGTTGTAACGCTACACGATGAAAACCAGGGGCGCGGG
It contains:
- a CDS encoding amino acid ABC transporter permease — its product is MQWDVVWRNFDYLLVGSWPQGPLGGLAMSVVLAIGGIFGAFWLGLGFGLLRLSDRWWLRLPAIIYVEVIRGIPLLMLIFWFYFLAPIALGHTLPEAESALVAFIVFTGAYIAEIVRAGVLALPHGQMEAARGTGLSKTQAMIYVILPQALRNMIPSFVNQFVSLTKDTSLAYIIGVSELTRTATQINNRELTAPAELFFTIAVLYFIVCWTLTAASRRMERQMARYQAR
- a CDS encoding 50S ribosomal protein L11 methyltransferase, with the translated sequence MSDLIRISIVIAADCPEDLETVDAVLALAVPFGWEEESLPDGSVRLRVHTDNPAFCEQLLATLRAELPRAEVTRDSVPDTDWTLAWRDFFTPVPCGTHFMVIAPWMIDTVDLEGRTPIVIEPKTAFGTGHHPTTALCLGAVSELAASGRLRSGLRFLDLGTGSGILAIGCAKLGMTGVATDIDMLAVENAEENRVINAVAPAIDVRLGSTDAAQGERYDVLLANILAQPLKDLAPDILGLLAPGGCLVLSGLLAVQADGVEAVYTSLGMPPARRRVEGEWAALIWE
- a CDS encoding endonuclease III domain-containing protein, with the translated sequence MRGKRERLLREMYAAMHARLGPSGWWPGETPLDICVGAVLTQNTAWTNVEKAIYRLRDAGALASGQTLLSLPEAELSELIRPAGFFRLKAVRLRNLLRFLDDACGFDFGVLAGQELDELRPRLLKVSGIGPETADSVLLYAVGLPTFVVDAYTRRILHRHAMVPDDIPYHDLRDVFMDVLDPDVPLYNEYHALIVRVAKDWCRARAPRCADCPLCPFLDGGVA
- a CDS encoding murein hydrolase activator EnvC family protein, which gives rise to MRPFRLAFSLLRAAAAGAGRIAERADGQPAGLIAGLTDGRAAGRLGAAACCLLCLALALAGWLAVRPEPLLAATSGSIGKAGPVRPAPDRTDRTDRADDADGGKGGRQRQEARGKAAPVGQLTTEEDIRKALQAQQSRLRARQESITKLSVQERALNTDLAMAEDRITALEAKVARQEQELVQLEAAATDVRAAYERLAAERSRTEASLSGLLQLLWPLYMRQKGVGARDLTDWRMAERDYAWTQEIYKVIGERQQELHGQETAMADALTRREALSEQVRKQVEALGADRSKLLADKQRFRQSLSSVRQQREDAEAELADLFEMIQTLNARLEQALSRGDIEKQKGRLPWPVKGRVVRRYAPEAKPPVRGLGISVGQGEPVRAVAYGRVVHNDTMRGFGRVVILMHGQAYYTLYAFLADSPLRLGQEVGGGQQVGTAGFYPDANGPGVYFELRFHQKAINPDAWLLSAN
- a CDS encoding S41 family peptidase, with the protein product MRVTLWTATLLILGVLAISGGAALVPDTVGAASEEGKYDSLKRFSQVLDLVERYYVRDVPRKDLINGAVKGMLQGLDPHSTFLSVEEFKEMQESTSGEFFGIGIEISSENGQLIVVAPIEDTPAHKAGLKSGDIILAVDGVPTQDMTTQEAVSRIRGAKGTEVELSILHRDAKAPEVVHLVRDAIPLISVKSKMLEDGYYWVRLTRFSERTTGELVDALKDAGKKGMKGIILDLRNNPGGLLDQAVSVSDTFLKDGVIVSIRGRMEDASREYRAKAQPGDVTVPMVVLVNAGSASASEIVAGALRDHNRALILGERTFGKGSVQNVIPLSDGAGLKLTVALYYTPNGRSIQAEGIEPDFEVPFELPREEEKAHRLNMVREKDLNRHLENGSSGKDARPAARSDDVKQALEKDNQLRMALQFVKRLPRLKDIQ